In Vitis riparia cultivar Riparia Gloire de Montpellier isolate 1030 chromosome 19, EGFV_Vit.rip_1.0, whole genome shotgun sequence, the following proteins share a genomic window:
- the LOC117909100 gene encoding G-type lectin S-receptor-like serine/threonine-protein kinase At2g19130, with amino-acid sequence MNVEDHIQWPKMFFCTFLTVPYNFPERYIRRENSGKETLTESPGLRSATACFHLEFADAFTDTISQGQSITTSQTIISAGGEFELGFFSPGNSTKYYVGIWYKKISEPTIVWVANRDYPFTNPSVVLTVRTDGSLEVWEGKISYRVTNISSNSKTSATLLDSGNLVLRNDNSSILWQSFDYPSDTFLPGMKLGYDKRAGKTWSLVSWKSAEDPSPGVFSLKYDPKGTGQIFILQGSTMYWASGTWDRDGQVFSLIREMRLNYMAD; translated from the exons ATGAATGTTGAAGATCACATCCAATGGCCCAAGATGTTCTTCTGTACCTTCCTCACAGTACCCTATAATTTTCCTGAAAGATATATTAGAAGGGAGAACAGTGGAAAGGAGACTTTGACCGAGTCGCCGGGCCTCAGATCTGCTACTGCCT GTTTTCACTTGGAATTTGCTGATGCATTTACAGATACAATTTCACAAGGTCAATCAATCACAACCTCTCAGACCATCATATCTGCGGGTGGTGAATTTGAATTAGGATTCTTTTCTCCTGGAAACTCCACAAAATACTATGTGGGGATATGGTACAAGAAAATATCAGAGCCAACCATTGTGTGGGTAGCTAACCGAGATTATCCATTCACAAATCCGTCTGTGGTTCTTACTGTCAGGACAGATGGTAGCCTCGAGGTTTGGGAGGGGAAAATTTCATACAGGGTGACAAACATATCATCAAACAGCAAAACTAGTGCCACCCTATTGGATTCTGGAAATCTTGTTTTGAGAAATGACAACTCGAGTATCTTATGGCAAAGCTTTGACTATCCATCGGACACTTTCTTGCCGGGGATGAAACTTGGATACGACAAAAGGGCTGGAAAAACATGGTCATTAGTGTCATGGAAGAGCGCAGAAGATCCCAGTCCAGGAGTTTTCTCCCTGAAGTACGACCCTAAGGGAACCGGCCAGATTTTTATCTTGCAAGGGTCCACAATGTACTGGGCTAGTGGCACCTGGGACAGGGATGGGCAGGTTTTCAGCTTGATTCGTGAGATGCGCTTAAACTATAT GGCAGATTAA